The Shewanella sp. KX20019 genome window below encodes:
- the rfbD gene encoding dTDP-4-dehydrorhamnose reductase has product MKILVTGGNGQLAQSLALIANISGAQVKASPFDDQSAGAINTDLKRALLAVLPEASSCLSPLDEVFILDRQLLDICNSTSIAAAFKQIKPDVLINCAAYNAVDKALLDVDTAYQVNAIGPELLGLQCKKNGVKLIHISTDFVFAGNKGCAYDESDSPSPLSVYGKSKLAGEQSVQQVLGAQASIIRTAWLYSCSGHNFVNTMLGLFAVKDKLSVIGDQYGSPTWSEALAVVIFKLIIHKEVVSLNALSTSQADITDNEGDPDTGASNLYHYAAANTCSWFEFAKEIQRLMALESDKLLPVPSSAKNALGVSHCQIKSISAKSWQALHEKPLAKRPSKSALNIKKLCQHLGGLQGSLLNAKWQQQLKAMLDCQRRSQNLPDS; this is encoded by the coding sequence ATGAAAATATTGGTTACAGGTGGTAACGGGCAGCTAGCGCAGTCCTTAGCATTGATAGCAAACATCAGTGGTGCTCAGGTTAAAGCGAGCCCGTTTGATGACCAAAGTGCTGGCGCTATTAACACCGACCTTAAACGGGCATTGCTCGCTGTTTTACCTGAAGCATCGAGTTGTTTAAGTCCGCTAGATGAGGTGTTTATATTGGATCGCCAGCTGTTAGATATCTGCAACTCCACATCAATCGCTGCCGCTTTTAAGCAAATAAAGCCAGATGTGCTGATTAACTGCGCGGCCTATAATGCTGTCGATAAAGCGCTGTTAGATGTGGATACTGCCTATCAAGTCAATGCAATTGGGCCTGAGTTACTTGGATTACAATGTAAGAAAAATGGGGTAAAGCTAATCCATATCTCGACGGACTTTGTTTTTGCCGGCAATAAGGGCTGCGCTTATGATGAGAGTGATAGTCCATCTCCGCTATCTGTTTATGGCAAAAGTAAGCTGGCGGGCGAGCAGTCCGTACAGCAAGTGTTGGGAGCTCAGGCAAGTATTATTCGAACTGCTTGGCTTTATAGTTGCTCGGGGCATAACTTTGTCAACACTATGCTGGGGTTATTCGCGGTTAAGGATAAATTATCGGTTATCGGGGATCAATATGGCAGTCCGACTTGGAGTGAAGCGCTAGCCGTAGTGATTTTTAAGCTAATAATACACAAAGAGGTTGTGAGCTTAAATGCTCTGAGTACAAGCCAAGCGGACATTACAGATAATGAGGGGGATCCTGATACAGGAGCAAGCAATTTATACCATTACGCTGCTGCAAACACTTGTTCATGGTTTGAATTTGCCAAAGAGATCCAGCGATTAATGGCATTAGAGTCAGATAAACTTTTGCCTGTTCCCTCTTCCGCGAAAAATGCGTTAGGCGTTAGCCATTGCCAAATTAAGTCAATTAGCGCCAAATCTTGGCAAGCATTGCATGAAAAACCGCTAGCTAAAAGGCCATCGAAAAGTGCTCTAAATATTAAAAAACTGTGCCAACATTTAGGGGGCTTACAAGGGAGTTTACTTAATGCTAAATGGCAACAACAGCTAAAGGCTATGCTTGACTGTCAAAGAAGGTCCCAGAATCTACCTGACAGCTGA
- a CDS encoding sigma-54-dependent transcriptional regulator, with protein sequence MDITSSFTTLLVEDSMSLGALYTEYLRADGAKVTHVNHGEDALNELKQWQPDLLVLDIKLPDMSGMEILDIVQQQYPAITVIMITAHGTIDLAVDAMRAGAFDFLVKPFDAKRLSITVRNALKQRQLVNLVAKYESSLPKPHYMGFIGESLAMQTVYKTIDCVANSKASAFIVGESGTGKEVCAHAIHHAGSRRDEAFVALNCASIPKDLIESEIFGHTKGAFTGAIANRDGAATRAHKGTLFLDEICEMDLELQSKLLRFIQTGVFQRVGGTKEEKVDVRFVSATNRTPWDEVKAGRFREDLFYRLHVIPIELPPLRMRGKDIILLANKLLQEYNKEEGKQFKGFSSATKQCLKNYRWPGNVRQLQNVIRQVVVLNDTDTVELDMLPMQVSADNNVKHITPQVQTKATPFTGGNGHSAVNEVVEVEGGGTEPLASQTAVDIVPLWISEKQTIEDAIDFCGGNVPKAAALLDISASTIYRKRQSWEELESSLTQEG encoded by the coding sequence ATGGATATAACAAGCTCGTTCACCACACTGCTTGTAGAAGATAGCATGTCGCTCGGAGCGTTATACACCGAATACTTACGTGCCGATGGAGCAAAAGTCACTCATGTTAATCATGGTGAGGATGCGCTAAACGAGTTGAAGCAGTGGCAACCGGATCTACTAGTTTTAGATATTAAACTTCCCGATATGTCCGGTATGGAGATTCTTGATATTGTTCAGCAACAGTATCCAGCTATTACCGTCATCATGATCACCGCGCATGGCACCATTGATCTGGCGGTCGATGCTATGCGAGCGGGTGCTTTTGATTTTTTGGTGAAGCCATTCGACGCCAAGCGTCTATCCATTACCGTCCGCAATGCCCTCAAGCAGCGACAACTGGTTAACTTGGTCGCTAAATATGAAAGCAGTTTACCCAAACCTCATTATATGGGGTTTATCGGTGAGTCGCTTGCGATGCAAACCGTGTACAAAACAATCGACTGCGTAGCAAATAGCAAGGCATCCGCTTTTATCGTGGGCGAAAGTGGCACCGGCAAAGAAGTTTGCGCACATGCGATTCATCATGCCGGTAGCCGCCGCGATGAAGCTTTTGTTGCCTTAAACTGTGCCTCAATTCCTAAAGATCTCATCGAGAGTGAAATTTTTGGCCACACCAAAGGGGCCTTTACCGGCGCTATTGCTAACCGTGATGGTGCGGCTACTCGCGCCCACAAAGGTACGCTGTTTCTTGATGAAATCTGCGAAATGGATTTAGAGCTGCAAAGTAAGTTACTACGTTTTATTCAGACCGGTGTTTTTCAACGCGTGGGGGGCACTAAAGAGGAGAAAGTTGACGTACGTTTTGTTAGTGCGACTAACCGCACTCCTTGGGATGAAGTGAAAGCAGGCCGCTTTAGGGAAGATCTATTTTATCGATTACATGTTATCCCCATTGAACTGCCACCGTTAAGAATGCGCGGTAAAGATATTATTCTATTAGCCAATAAATTGCTTCAAGAGTACAACAAGGAAGAGGGTAAGCAATTTAAAGGCTTTAGCTCTGCCACTAAGCAATGCCTTAAAAATTATCGATGGCCAGGCAATGTAAGACAGCTGCAGAATGTGATTAGGCAAGTGGTGGTGCTTAATGATACTGATACGGTAGAGCTTGATATGTTACCTATGCAAGTCAGCGCCGATAATAATGTTAAACATATAACGCCTCAAGTTCAAACTAAAGCAACGCCCTTTACGGGGGGGAATGGTCACTCGGCGGTTAATGAGGTTGTAGAAGTTGAGGGCGGAGGAACTGAGCCGCTAGCATCACAAACAGCAGTCGATATCGTTCCGTTATGGATCTCCGAGAAGCAGACTATTGAAGATGCGATTGATTTTTGTGGTGGCAATGTACCTAAGGCGGCGGCATTGTTGGATATTAGTGCCTCGACAATCTATCGAAAACGACAGAGCTGGGAAGAGCTGGAGAGTAGCTTAACTCAAGAAGGTTAG
- a CDS encoding capsule assembly Wzi family protein, whose translation MKLKLLAGLFLFGCSSVQAAWWVEPTDLALRADIQLLSDTGVIVQPITTYPLMWDGLKEDLDKAEPAELSNIQRSAFDRVNRAYDKDHRAFSTKVELAGATDTTRFIGFGQDYRDKGEGSVSAEVTQDWFSGRLSASYHVDPIDGNSTRLDDSFAAVMLGNWIVSAGAQQKYWGPGWDSGLIQTTNARPMPGVTLSRNNSQAFETPWLNWIGPWTFTTAFSQMESDRYVPETKHWGARGTLRPISKLEVGFSWTMQWGGEGYGNSLSDWWDGLFNGGKHEGELENGQENMLAGYDFRWSDTAFGIPYGIYYERTHEDYHNGKNKLINAANMGGIDFVLSDLNTRVFLEYSDTKVSCGIDPQKYNCLYEHGFYKSGYRYYGRSLGSTYDNDSETLVVGGITQLGGGQNITNKLRWLRLNTDGIDTGNVDGGNPVSPGEYERVYQYDTSYHRPFYEGTLKVGGTVSYSEYVTSGGNDWDATLYAGWERSF comes from the coding sequence ATGAAACTCAAATTATTAGCAGGACTTTTTCTTTTCGGTTGTAGCTCAGTGCAAGCAGCATGGTGGGTTGAACCGACTGACTTGGCACTTAGAGCCGACATCCAACTACTTTCCGATACGGGTGTTATTGTCCAACCCATTACCACCTACCCTTTGATGTGGGATGGATTAAAAGAAGATTTAGATAAAGCCGAGCCGGCTGAACTTTCAAATATTCAACGCAGTGCTTTTGACAGAGTTAATCGTGCCTACGATAAAGACCATCGGGCATTTAGCACCAAGGTTGAACTTGCTGGCGCAACCGACACCACTCGTTTCATCGGCTTTGGCCAAGACTATCGCGATAAAGGCGAAGGGAGTGTGAGTGCTGAAGTCACCCAAGACTGGTTCAGTGGCCGTCTATCAGCCAGCTATCATGTAGATCCTATTGATGGAAACAGCACCCGTTTAGACGACAGTTTTGCCGCTGTTATGTTAGGCAACTGGATTGTCAGTGCCGGTGCGCAACAAAAATACTGGGGACCAGGTTGGGACAGTGGACTCATTCAAACTACCAATGCCAGACCGATGCCCGGTGTGACCTTAAGCCGAAATAACAGTCAAGCATTTGAAACGCCTTGGCTTAACTGGATCGGCCCTTGGACCTTTACCACTGCATTTAGCCAGATGGAAAGTGACCGTTACGTGCCAGAGACTAAACATTGGGGCGCACGCGGTACCCTAAGACCAATTTCGAAATTGGAAGTGGGCTTTTCATGGACCATGCAGTGGGGCGGCGAAGGTTACGGTAATAGCCTTAGCGATTGGTGGGACGGACTATTTAATGGTGGCAAGCATGAAGGTGAGCTTGAAAATGGTCAAGAAAATATGCTGGCAGGCTACGATTTCCGCTGGTCAGACACCGCCTTTGGTATCCCTTACGGGATCTACTACGAGCGTACCCATGAAGACTATCACAATGGTAAAAACAAACTGATCAATGCAGCCAATATGGGCGGTATCGATTTTGTGTTAAGCGATTTAAATACTCGGGTATTTTTAGAGTACTCAGATACCAAGGTATCTTGTGGCATTGACCCACAAAAGTATAACTGCCTCTACGAACATGGATTTTACAAGAGTGGCTATCGTTATTATGGCCGCAGTTTAGGTAGCACTTATGATAATGACTCTGAAACTCTGGTTGTAGGCGGCATTACCCAATTAGGTGGAGGTCAAAACATTACCAATAAACTACGTTGGTTACGCCTCAATACCGATGGCATTGACACCGGTAATGTTGATGGTGGCAATCCTGTTTCACCAGGTGAGTATGAGCGGGTATACCAATATGACACTAGTTACCATAGACCCTTTTATGAAGGCACCTTAAAAGTCGGTGGCACCGTTAGTTACAGTGAATATGTCACCTCTGGCGGCAACGACTGGGATGCGACACTTTATGCCGGTTGGGAGCGTAGTTTTTAA
- a CDS encoding phosphatase, translating into MKFLVDTHAHTIASTHAYSTVHDYLRVAKEKGIKLFAITDHGPDMADAPHFWHFVNMRVLPRIVDGVGVLRGIEANIKNQQGDIDFFGDYLQELDIVLAGFHEPVLPPSTKEAHTAALINCIEGGNVDIISHPGNPAYPIDIKKVAVAAAKNNVALEINNSSFLTSRKGSKGNCIAIANAVKEAGGLLVMGSDSHVAFSLGGFEKAIEVIEQAEFPIERLLNRSPEALLCFLSARGHTSLDEYSALIE; encoded by the coding sequence ATGAAGTTTCTCGTCGATACTCACGCTCATACCATAGCTTCAACCCATGCTTATAGCACTGTGCATGATTACCTTAGGGTTGCGAAAGAGAAAGGCATCAAGTTATTTGCCATTACCGATCATGGGCCTGATATGGCTGACGCACCGCATTTTTGGCATTTTGTTAATATGCGGGTTTTACCGCGGATTGTTGATGGTGTTGGTGTGTTGCGTGGTATCGAAGCTAATATAAAAAATCAGCAGGGTGACATCGACTTTTTTGGCGACTATCTGCAAGAGCTCGATATCGTGTTGGCAGGGTTTCATGAACCAGTGTTACCGCCATCGACAAAAGAGGCTCACACTGCTGCACTGATAAACTGTATTGAGGGCGGTAATGTCGACATTATTAGTCATCCGGGCAACCCCGCATACCCGATTGATATTAAAAAAGTGGCTGTTGCCGCCGCCAAAAACAATGTCGCGTTAGAGATCAATAACTCCTCTTTTTTGACCTCCAGAAAAGGCAGTAAAGGTAACTGCATTGCAATTGCTAATGCCGTAAAAGAAGCTGGTGGGCTATTGGTGATGGGCTCTGACTCTCACGTTGCCTTTAGCTTAGGTGGTTTTGAAAAAGCGATCGAAGTTATTGAGCAAGCAGAGTTTCCAATAGAGCGTTTACTTAATCGTAGTCCTGAAGCCCTGCTGTGTTTTCTATCTGCTCGAGGTCATACATCACTGGACGAGTACTCCGCTTTAATTGAGTAA
- a CDS encoding PAS domain S-box protein: MSFRLKTILGIAIIEGLLLMLLVYTSIGYLKSSNESEIEKRAQSIASLFAAAAKDAVLSTDLSTLSNLANELIATNQVLYVSVFNIDDLLVTAGGVDEVHLAARDSTVTNVDDGILDIEAMVAESGIVYGRVELGVEVSKLELFIADATKRFLFIAALEMILVALFSWLLGHYLTRNLLQLKSASTRVFSGEKQVKLAVTSNDEIGQAAHAFNLMVEQIDMKTHALENANTRLSTILGTALDGYIIINTRGEINEVNPAVSRLFGYKESELLGENVSLLLPLSERQMHDGYIRKYLESGDAKVIGKGRELMAQHKAGGLFPIELSISKMVLDGELLFLGLVKDLSDVKRAEGAAQRTESILLATLEGSKDALITIDITGEIQEVNESACLMFHAHSQALVGEIMETCLFKGEAQVAFREILEEYRRTGAGKAFKNATEMFATRFDGQSLPIEITLVPVQLGEEMLLTAFIRDISKRIEHETQLQLAKEQAEQGSKAKSRFLATMSHEIRSPLNAVLGSVELMLDSRLNKEQRIYANTAKEAGTALLSTITDILDFSKIEAGQMLLEKSTFSAAKLVSQVLQILSPKAQDKGVTLASFVNCNVPESLIGDGQRLRQVLQNLVDNAIKFSSGGCVAVEMWLLESTSSKVQLCCTVSDQGIGISQEAQSTLFKEFSQVHDEYNTNYSGTGLGLAICAEIITRMEGSIALKSEQGEGSCFSFDVKLELDEADVPLSAHPPRDDQVLLVHPNATYCELFEKQYKQYGVNVICVDSVENIFNVLKAQARFNLVLIDERCLVDLTVQQAKEIKQSYLYDEALMAALMTVVVPEASKLLAEVGLEQVVNKPLSRDMMLAMLSGEHRLNTELTSAEDILMNESQTTLPILLAEDSPANQMVASALLNKAGFDVEIANNGKEAVAMAASKDYALILMDMRMPEMDGIEATEHILLHNPHQLIIAMTANVQKEDVELCMNAGMKDFVPKPVNRAQLIKAVNRWVVKDTFAGQVSYHVNQQGGRSGKTIAAGYNDPLKANSAKHTPSIQIDDALNESIESKWSASQPVFTATINNEANQDCQQVEEPRLSEKHQLEQHAANDVTEENCSGILDETTLEELTSMLGEEAMARMFTVFIDEAEERLDILRSLLKSCQSQGECDLGEADIQAHTLKSSAGSFGAKALSAAAKALELSAKEGDINQVPQLLSHVIETGEQTLQVFKSRVG; this comes from the coding sequence ATGTCGTTTAGACTAAAAACCATTCTTGGCATTGCGATTATTGAAGGCTTGCTGTTAATGCTGCTGGTGTACACCAGTATCGGTTATCTGAAGTCATCGAATGAGTCTGAAATTGAAAAACGGGCGCAATCAATTGCTTCATTATTTGCGGCGGCGGCAAAAGATGCGGTGTTGAGCACCGACTTATCCACTTTGAGTAACTTGGCGAATGAGCTGATTGCGACCAATCAAGTACTGTATGTCAGTGTTTTTAATATAGATGACCTTCTAGTTACCGCTGGCGGAGTTGATGAAGTTCACCTTGCCGCACGTGATAGCACGGTGACAAATGTAGATGATGGTATTTTAGATATTGAAGCTATGGTAGCCGAGTCAGGGATTGTTTACGGCAGAGTAGAGCTTGGGGTCGAGGTGTCTAAATTGGAACTCTTTATTGCCGATGCTACTAAGCGGTTTCTATTTATTGCCGCCTTAGAGATGATTCTCGTGGCGCTTTTTTCTTGGTTATTGGGTCACTATCTAACCCGCAATTTACTGCAACTAAAATCGGCTTCTACTCGAGTATTTTCAGGTGAAAAACAGGTTAAGTTAGCGGTAACATCAAATGACGAAATAGGTCAAGCAGCGCATGCTTTTAACCTGATGGTTGAGCAGATTGATATGAAAACTCATGCGCTTGAAAATGCAAATACACGCTTGAGCACTATTTTAGGCACCGCTTTAGATGGCTATATTATTATTAATACTCGCGGTGAAATCAACGAAGTTAATCCGGCTGTTAGTCGGCTTTTTGGTTATAAAGAGAGTGAGCTATTAGGCGAGAATGTATCGTTACTTTTGCCACTATCAGAACGACAGATGCATGACGGTTATATCCGCAAGTACCTAGAGAGTGGCGATGCTAAAGTTATAGGCAAAGGTCGAGAGTTAATGGCGCAGCATAAAGCTGGTGGATTGTTTCCTATTGAGCTGTCAATCTCAAAAATGGTACTCGATGGCGAACTACTGTTTTTAGGATTAGTGAAAGATCTTAGTGATGTAAAACGTGCAGAGGGCGCTGCCCAACGTACAGAGTCAATTCTATTAGCCACATTAGAAGGCAGTAAAGATGCACTCATCACCATCGACATCACAGGTGAAATTCAAGAGGTAAATGAGTCCGCTTGTTTGATGTTCCACGCCCATTCACAGGCTTTGGTCGGTGAGATAATGGAGACCTGCTTGTTTAAAGGCGAGGCGCAAGTAGCCTTTCGCGAAATTTTAGAGGAGTACCGCCGCACTGGGGCTGGAAAAGCATTTAAAAATGCCACCGAAATGTTTGCGACTCGCTTTGATGGGCAGTCCCTTCCAATTGAGATTACATTAGTTCCGGTTCAGCTAGGAGAGGAGATGCTACTGACTGCGTTTATTCGCGATATTTCAAAGCGAATAGAGCATGAAACTCAGCTTCAACTCGCTAAGGAACAAGCGGAGCAAGGCAGTAAAGCTAAATCGCGTTTTCTAGCCACCATGAGTCACGAAATTCGCTCACCACTCAATGCTGTTCTGGGCAGCGTAGAGTTGATGCTGGATTCGCGCCTAAATAAAGAGCAGCGTATTTATGCTAATACGGCAAAAGAAGCGGGCACAGCACTACTAAGCACGATTACCGATATTTTGGATTTCTCTAAAATTGAAGCTGGGCAGATGTTGTTGGAAAAAAGCACTTTTTCAGCAGCGAAGCTAGTTAGTCAGGTGCTACAAATTTTGTCACCTAAAGCGCAAGATAAAGGGGTTACTCTAGCAAGCTTTGTCAATTGTAATGTCCCTGAAAGTCTTATTGGTGATGGTCAGCGCTTACGCCAAGTGCTGCAAAACTTAGTCGACAATGCAATTAAATTTTCATCCGGTGGTTGTGTGGCCGTAGAGATGTGGCTGCTTGAAAGTACCTCAAGTAAGGTGCAGCTATGCTGTACCGTATCGGACCAAGGTATTGGTATTAGCCAGGAAGCGCAGAGCACGCTATTTAAGGAGTTTAGTCAGGTTCATGATGAGTACAATACTAACTATAGCGGTACCGGGCTGGGTTTAGCTATCTGCGCAGAAATTATCACACGTATGGAGGGTTCTATTGCGCTCAAGAGTGAACAAGGCGAAGGGAGCTGTTTTAGCTTTGACGTCAAACTTGAGCTAGACGAAGCTGATGTGCCGTTATCTGCTCACCCGCCTCGTGATGATCAGGTGCTACTGGTGCACCCTAATGCGACTTACTGTGAATTATTTGAAAAGCAATATAAGCAATATGGGGTAAATGTAATATGCGTCGATAGTGTTGAGAACATCTTCAATGTATTAAAAGCGCAAGCTCGTTTTAACCTTGTACTGATTGATGAACGCTGTCTTGTCGATCTCACAGTGCAACAGGCTAAAGAGATTAAACAGTCTTATCTTTATGATGAAGCGTTAATGGCGGCGCTAATGACGGTTGTAGTCCCTGAAGCGTCAAAATTGTTGGCAGAGGTCGGTCTTGAGCAAGTCGTTAACAAACCGCTAAGCAGAGATATGATGCTTGCCATGCTCAGTGGGGAACATCGCTTAAATACTGAGTTAACCAGCGCCGAAGATATATTGATGAATGAAAGCCAAACAACATTGCCCATCTTGTTGGCCGAAGACAGCCCCGCAAATCAGATGGTTGCTAGTGCGCTATTAAATAAAGCGGGCTTCGATGTTGAGATAGCTAATAATGGTAAAGAAGCTGTAGCTATGGCGGCGAGCAAGGATTATGCATTGATTTTAATGGACATGAGAATGCCAGAGATGGATGGTATCGAAGCCACCGAACATATATTACTGCACAATCCGCATCAGCTCATCATAGCTATGACCGCCAACGTGCAAAAAGAGGATGTAGAGTTATGTATGAATGCGGGGATGAAAGACTTTGTGCCTAAACCCGTCAACAGAGCGCAACTCATTAAAGCGGTTAATCGATGGGTGGTAAAGGACACATTTGCAGGTCAAGTGTCTTATCATGTAAATCAGCAAGGGGGTCGCAGTGGTAAAACTATCGCTGCTGGGTATAACGATCCGCTTAAAGCTAATTCAGCCAAGCATACGCCCTCTATTCAAATTGATGATGCTCTAAACGAGAGCATTGAATCAAAATGGTCAGCATCACAGCCTGTTTTTACGGCTACAATTAATAATGAAGCCAATCAAGACTGCCAGCAAGTAGAGGAACCACGTTTGTCTGAAAAACATCAGCTAGAGCAGCATGCAGCAAACGATGTTACTGAAGAGAACTGCAGTGGCATACTCGATGAAACCACACTTGAAGAGCTAACCAGTATGCTTGGAGAGGAGGCGATGGCAAGAATGTTCACTGTTTTTATAGATGAGGCTGAGGAGCGACTCGATATATTGCGGTCACTACTAAAATCCTGTCAGTCACAGGGTGAATGCGATTTAGGCGAAGCTGATATACAGGCTCACACCTTAAAAAGCAGTGCTGGCAGTTTTGGTGCTAAAGCATTAAGTGCGGCAGCAAAAGCGCTTGAATTAAGTGCTAAAGAAGGTGATATTAATCAAGTACCGCAGTTACTTAGTCATGTCATTGAAACGGGCGAGCAAACGTTGCAGGTATTTAAATCTCGCGTAGGATAG